Part of the Bacillus cereus group sp. RP43 genome is shown below.
TTAATTTGTGGTAAATTCTTAGGACGTGTAAAAGAAATTTTAGAAAACACGTCAGAGAACAATACATCTGTATATTAATAAAAAGCTCGCGTTTGCGAGCTTTTTATCATTTCATTTCTTCATTTGTATCCTACTATATGTACAAACCTTTCCCAGTAATCTTACAATGAATGATCATGTATTAGGAATTTGCGAAAATACATTGCTGATATATGGTATATAGATATAAAATAAGAAAAGAATAATTTTTTTGGCAAATCTTACTGACGAAACTGTAGTATAATATATTGTATTGTATGAAAAAGAGAGTTATTCTATATAAGTGTTTTATAGATAATGTGTAATCAGTCGTCAAAACATAAAGAGTATTGACTCCTGGTTTTTTTATTTTGCCGTAACAATGTTTCAGGAGGATGTCATGAAAAGAAGTACCGATTTTCTAAAAAGCTTAGATGTAAAACTAATTTTAATTTTGTTTGCATTATGTGTTACGAGTATAGCCGCTATATATAGCAGTCAGCAAACCGGACAATATGGAGATGCAAACTTTGCTTTGAAACAAGGTGTTAACTACATAATAGGGGTTGTATTGTTACTTCTTGTTGCAAGCATCGATTTAGATCAATGGCAAAAATTGTCTTGGCCACTTTATATCGCTGGGTTTGGTTCACTTATTCTTTTGAAAATACTACCGGTTTCCACTTTTACACCTGAAAAATTAGGTGCAAAAAGATGGTTCGTTTTCCCAGTAGCTGGACAAATTCAGCCGTCTGAGTTTTTCAAAATTTCATTGCTTCTCATAGTTGCAAGTATAGCGGTGAAACATAATGCTCAATATATGGCCCGGACATTCCAAACTGATTTGAAATTAGTCGGAAAGATAATGTTAGTATCTCTTCCACCTATGGCCGTTGTATATAGCCAACCAGATACAGGTATGGTGTTCTTATATGCAGCAGCTATCGCATGTATTTTATTTATGTCAGGAATTCAAAAGAAATTAATTGCGTTATGTACAGTTATTCCGTTGACGATATTATCTGCGTTAATATTTATTTTCGTAAGGTATAGGGATTTCTTCTTTAATAATTTAGTTACTTTACTAAAACCTCACCAACAGTCGCGTATTGTAGGTTGGTTAAATCCATTTGAAAATGCAGATCAAGGCTATCAAACACAGCAATCGATTTTAGCTGTAGGTAGTGGGGGAATGGAAGGGAAAGGTTTTGGTGAAGGAAGCGTCTATATCCCAGAGAAACATACTGACTTTATTTTCGCTACAATTGCCGAAGAAGGTGGATTTATAGTAGCGGCGTTAGTTGTGTTCTTGTTCCTGTTATTACTTTATCGAACAATTATTATCGGTTATTCTGCTGATAATTTATTTGGTACATTATTATGTGCTGGATCAATAGGAATACTAACGGTTCAAATATTCCAAAATATTGGTATGATCGTTGGATTAATGCCTGTAAAAGGTATCGCATTACCTTTCTTATCATATGGGGGAAGTTCCTTATTCTCGAATATGATTATGATGGGACTCATATTATCGGTACGGAAAACGTATAAAAAATATATGTTTTCAGTTAAGTAAAAAAAGCTGGTTCGTTTAAAAACGAATCAGCTTTTTTTACATATATGCCCTTAAACGTTGCAAACTAAGAAAGAATTGCAGTTTGCGACGTTTAAGGGGTGCAAAGTTATGCATATTTTTGAAGGAGCACGGCATCTTTCTAATGGCGAATGGGTTATCCGAGCGATTATAGCTTATATATTTTTAATTCTTGTTGCGAAAGCGATGGGGCAAAGGTCTATTGCGCAACTAAGATTTTTAGACGTTGTACTAGTGTTATTATTAGGGGGGAATATTTCTAACGCATTATCAGATGAAAAGGTTGGATTACTCGGTTCGATGATTACAACGTTCATGCTCGTTGTACTTCATATAATAAGCTCTATTTTAATGTTGAAATGGGATAGGTGGAGACGTTTTTTAGAACCTGCACCTATTATTCTTATACATAATGGTTCCATTGATTTTAGTAACTTAAAAAAAGCGAGAATTACGGTGGAATATTTATTTTCGGAGCTACGTTTGCAAAATGTGAGCGATATTACCACAATAAAATTAGCTTTATGGGAAGCAAGCGGCGTCGTTTCTATATTTCAATATCCAGAATATGAAGCAGTTTCTCGTCTTGATCTTAAAGTGGCGGGGAGAAAATCTCCAGTTGCTTTTATATTAGTGAAAGATGGTAGAATTCAGCAAGATGTTCTCGCTTTATTAGGAAAAACGGAAGAGTGGGCGAAAGAATATTTAGAGAAGAATACAGAAATTGAGTCCATTATATTAGCTACGGTAGATGAAGCATATAAAATAAATATTTTGTTGAAAAAATGAAAAACATACGCATTTTGTCATTTCATACATATGATACAATAGTGTGGACAACGAAAAAATGGGAGGTGTTTCCATGGGATATGTAGAGGAATTACGAAAAGTAGTTGGTCATCGCCCTTTAATTTTAGTTGGTGCTGTTGTACTCGTTATAAATGAAAGTGGATATGTATTATTACAGCAAAGAACAGAGCCGTACGGAAAATGGGGGTTGCCTGGCGGGCTAATGGAGCTTGGTGAATCACCAGAAGAAACAGCTTACCGTGAAGTATATGAAGAGACAGGAATAGAAGTAAAGAACCTCCGATTAATCAATGTATTTTCTGGAGCGAACTATTTTACAAAATTAAAAAACGGCGATGAGTTTCAATCCGTAACGACAGCCTATTATACCGATGAATATGAAGGGAATTTTGTTATGAATAAAGAAGAAGCGGTTCAGCTTAAATTCTTCCGGGTAACAGAGCTACCTGATTATATTGTAGGATCGCATAAAAAAATGATTGTGGAATATATGAAAATTATGGAAAAAAAGATATAATAGTAGTGGAAGAAATACAAAAACACAGTTCTGGTCGGTAGTCCAGACGCATGATTTCATGTCAGTAACCTTCCCCTCCGGGATGTCCAGTATTTCTAATTTTTTAAAAGGAGGGGCTGTCAATGGATTTGACAGTATATCACGATGGTCAATTTTTTGTAGGAATTATTACGCATAAAGAAAAAGGGAAATTGTATGGAGCAAGGTATATTTTTGGAATGGAACCTTCAGACGAGGAAGTACTTATATTTGTGAATGGTCCAATGTTAGCATATTTCCAGCACGTTGCAAAATGCGGTGTGGAAGTTAAAGAAAAACAGCGTCCAAAAAATATAAAACGTATCATACGACAAGCGGCAAAAGAAGTAAATGTAAAACGTTTTACAAAGGCGCAAGAAGCAATTAGTTTATCTTATGAACTGCATAAACAAGATAGGAAAGTGCAATCTAAAGAGAGACGAGAAGCAGAGAAGCAGCGAAAACGTTTTATAAAAGTACAAAGAGCAAAGCAAAAGCATCGTGGTCATTAATAAAAGGTGTTAGAGCAAGAGCTCTAACACCTTTTCTATGTTGAAATACAAGTAAACTTACTTGTATTCTCTAAACATTAACTGGTAAGATACAAATAGGTAGAATTAGAGGAGGGAAAAGATTGATTAACTTTAACTTTTTTATGAATGATGTTGTCCGTCAAGCGCGTGAAGAGATTGTCTCTGCGGGATATACAGAATTGACGACACCAGAAGCAGTCGAAGAAGCATTTAAAAGAAATGGTACAACACTTGTAATGGTAAACTCTGTATGTGGTTGTGCAGGTGGCATTGCTCGTCCTGCTGCTGCACATTCCGTACATTATGATAAACGCCCTAACCACCTTGTAACGGTATTTGCGGGTCAAGATAAAGAAGCAACAGCAAGAGCGCGTGAATATTTTGAAGGATATCCACCTTCATCTCCATCATTTGCTTTATTGAAAGATGGAAAAATTGTAACGATGGTAGAACGTCATGAAATTGAAGGTCATGAACCAATGCAAGTAATTGCAAAACTACAATCTTATTTCGAAGATAATTGCGAAGAACTATAAGGAAGCGAAAAGACGGTATGTCCACGATTAAGTGGGTGTATCGTCTTTTTATTTGTTTTTTATAATGATTGGACATGCATGGATTTTATATTTTATGCATGTTTTTATGCAATTAAAATGAACTTAATAATGTTTTTGTGTTTATTTTTATTTTAAATGTTGCATAAAAATGAAAGTGTTGATACAATACAAACATCGAATAAATATTCTATTTAACTTTTAAATATACATTATTAGGGGGAAGAAAGATGAAGAAGTTATTATCAATATCATTTGCACTTATTTTAATTGTAAGTATGTTCAGTGCTTGTAGTAATGGGGAAGAAAAGGCGAAGATTGAGAATAAAAAAGTACTTGTTATGGGGACTTCAGCAGACTATAAACCGTATGAATACGTGGAAGCATCAAAAAGTGATGAAATTATCGGTTTTGATGTTGATATTGCAAAATATATCGGAAAAGAACTTGGGTATGAAGTGAAAGTGAAAGATATGGATTTTGGCGGATTATTAGCATCTCTTAGCTCAGGAAAAGTTGATTTCGTTATGGCAGGTATGACACCAACTGCAGAGCGTAAAAATAATGCTGATTTCACAGATATTTATTTTGTTGCTAAAAATATGATTGTTTCAAAAAAGGGCTCTAATATTAAATCATTAGAAGATTTAAAAGGTAAAAAAGTAGGAGTACAAACAGGATCAATCCAAGAAGAAAAAGCAGAAGAATTTAAAAAACAAGTCGATTTCAAAGCTGAGGGACGTGACCGTATACCAGAAATCGTACAAGAAATTAAAGCTGGTCGTTTTGACGCTGCAATTATAGAAGACACAGTTGCAAAAAATTATTTAGAAAAAATGAAAGATTTGCAAGGAATTGAAATTCAAGAAGCACCAGAAGAAGTAGGTGCAGCAATTGCTCTTCCGAAAAACAGTGATAAAACAGAAGAATTTAATAAAGTAATTAAGAAAATGAAAGAAAATGGAGAAATGGATAAATTAGTGAAGAAATGGTTTGGCAGCGGAAAATAAGCTGCCTTTCACTTTTCTGTGAGGGGAATGAAAAGGATGAATCTAGATTTTTCGGCAATTACGCCTTCAATACCATATATATTAAAGGGATTAGAAGTTACATTGAAAATTGTAGCTGCATCAGCTGTGGTAGGATTTATTTTAGGAACGTTATTAGCACTTTGCAAAATTGCTAGAATACGAGTATTAAATATTGCAGCAGATATTTATACGTCAATATTTCGTGGCACACCGCTAGTATTGCAATTAATGATTATTTATTTTGGTGTTCCGCAAATGATTGGATATGAGATACCAGCCTTTTTAGCAGCTGTACTTGCATTTAGCTTAAACTCAGGTGCATATATGTCAGAAGTGATTCGTGCCGGCATTCAAGCAGTCGATAAAGGGCAAACAGAAGCAGCGATGGCTTTAGGTATTCCGTACAGTAAAATGATGAGAAATATTATTTTTCCTCAAGCTTTAAAAAATATATTACCAGCGCTTGTGAATGAGTTTGCGACACTTACGAAAGAGTCGGCTGTAGTAACTGTAATAGGAGCGACTGATTTAATGCGCCGTGCTTATATTGTAGGCGGTGAAACATTTAAATATCTTGAGCCATTACTGTTTGTTGGACTTATTTATTATATGTTAGTAATTATTCTTACATTAATCGGGAAGGCAATTGAAGGGAGAATGAAGAAAAGTGATTAAAATTGACAACCTTCATAAATCATTTGGAAAAAATGAAGTATTAAAAGGAATTACAACAACGATCGAAAAAGGAGAAGTTGTTGCAATTATCGGACCGTCTGGATCTGGAAAGTCAACATTTTTACGCTGTATGAATGTACTAGAAGCAGCGACAGCTGGTCACATTTGGATTGGAACGGAAGAAGTAACGAATCCGAAGACAAATATTATGCACGTTCGTGAAAATGTCGGAATGGTATTTCAACATTTTCACTTATTCCCTCATATGACTGTATTAGAAAATATTACGTATGCTCCTATCAATGTAAAAGGAGTAACGAAGCAAGAGGCTGAAAAAAAAGCTGAGAAACTTTTAGAGAAAGTGGGGTTATTAGATAAGAAAGATGCATATCCAAATCGCCTTTCAGGTGGACAAAAGCAGCGTGTAGCAATTGCAAGAGCGTTAGCGATGGAACCGGAAGTTATGTTGTTTGATGAACCGACTTCTGCGTTAGATCCAGAAATGGTGAAAGAAGTGTTAGAAGTTATGAAATCATTAGTTACGACAGGAATGACGATGGCAATCGTTACACATGAAATGGGATTTGCAAAAGAAGTAGCAGACCGTGTTCTCTTTTTAGATGGTGGAAAGCTCGTAGAAGATAGTAATCCGGAAGAGTTTTTTACAGCACCAAAAAGTGATCGTGCAAAAGAATTTTTGCAAAAGATATTGTAATATGTGAAGGGTACGTGAATAATAGGTAGAAAAGGATGACATTGCGTCATCCTTTTTTTATACTATTTTTAAATACATTTATACATATAGGAGTAATGATATGTTTAAAATTGGATATAGAACAGTGAAAACAGCGCTTGGAACGGGAGCGGCAGTTTTTATTGCTCAGTTATTAGGATTAGAATTTTATAGTTCAGCTGGTATTTTAGTCATTTTATGCGTGCAAAATACGAAACGAAAATCCGTTCAAGTATCGTTGCACCGTTTCTTAGCTTGTGTATTATCGATGGTATTTGCGTTTTGTATTTTTGAAACCATTGGTTATACACCACTTGCGATTAGCGTATTACTGCTTACCTTCATTCCGACTGCAGTTATGTGCAAAATTCAAGAAGGCATTGTCACGAGTTCGGTTATCGTTATGCATCTGTATTCATTAAAGCAAATTACATGGTCTATAGTTGGTAATGAAATTGCTATATTAACGATTGGAATTAGTGTCGCTTTATTAGTAAACATGTACATGCCAAGCAGTGAGAATAAACTGAAAGAGTATCAAGGGAAAATAGAAGACCATTTCAGAACGATTTTGTTTGAAATGGTCGTTTATTTACGAAATCGAGATAGTAATTGGAGTGGGGCCGAATTAATTGAAACAGAAATGATGCTGAAAGAAGCAAAAGATTTATCATTTAAAAAACTTGAGAATGAATTTATGCGTGAAGATGACTATTATTATCGGTATTTTGATATGCGTATGCAACAATTTGAAATTTTGGAGCGAATGATACCATTAGCTGCATCACTATCTTGGACGTATGAACAAGCTGATATGATTGCAGACGTAATCGAAAATATAGGAAATTCTATTCGTCCTGAAAGTACAGGAGTCATTTCGTTAAGACAACTTCAAGAAATGCGAGAAGTATTTAGAGAAATGCCTTTACCAGTCTCGCGAGAAGAATTTGAAATACGTGCAAAACTCGTTCAACTTGTTTATGAAATGGAGCAATATTTACTCATTAAAAGTCGTTTTAAGGGAAAGGATAATATAAAAGAACTTATTTAGAAGGTAGGAATTATATATGCCGTATCTTCTTTCTTTATTATTATGTCTTTCTCTATCACCAATCTGGCCTCTTGGTGATAATCCACGTGCTGGAGATCCTTTTATAATTGTAAATAAAGCAACGAATAAACTAGCTTACATTGATGATGGGAAGATCCAAAAGGTTTTTCCAGTAGCGACAGGGAAAACAAATGAATTAACCCCAGAAGGAACCTTTGACATTGTATTGAAGGCGAAGGATCCTTATTATATTGCGAAGGATATTCCTGGGGGTTCTCCAAAAAATCCACTTGGATCGAGGTGGATGGGATTTAATGCAAGAGGAACGGATGGAAGTAAGTATGGGATACACGGGACAAACCAGCCTAGTTCAATTGGAAAATATATTTCGCAAGGATGTATAAGAATGAAGAAACATGATGTGGAATATTTGTTTGATCGTATTCCACTTGGAACGAAAGTATCGATTGTGAAATCGAAAAAATCATTTCAGCAATTGGCAAAGGAAAAAGGGGCCATAGCATTTGGAAAAGTCAACGAAACGGTTGGCTTTTTTCTTTTCTATAAGTTGTCTTGACATGTGTACATAACCATGCGTTAATGAGAATATATAAAGATAATTGAGTAAAGGGGTTGCTCATATGTATTTAAATCCAAAAATTTCTTACATGCAGTTTTGTGTTGGTTTTCTATTTGTTATTACATTCATATTGGCAACTTTTAATATATGCTCTTACGTTGTAGCGATTGTATTTATGGCATTACTCAATCTTACTTTTGTTATTGGGGCATTTCAGCAGAAACAATATACAAGTTTTGTAATAGCACTTGTAATGGCTTTTTCCTTTAGCATTGTAGCAATTGTTATATATATAAAATAAAATGTTCATTACAAGATAGACTATCTCGATTTCGAGATGGTCTATTTTGTATGTGTAAGCAGTAAAAAAAGGACGAGTGAATCGTCCTTTTTACCAAAACATACTTGCGCCAGTAAGTAATGTTGTTACAAGCATAGAAATTAGCATTATATAAACCATAATTTTTTGAGCTTTTTTATGCATCGTTAAACCTCCTTGCAAATCAGTACAAATTTATTGTAACTAGAAATGGATTTGTGGACAAGGGGAGAGAAATGACAAATTTCGAGAAGTGTGTGTAAAGTATAACAGGAAATTTGTGCGTGTGTAGAGAATATATTAAAAGATAGAGTACTAGTTTTTTGTTATGCAAGCATGAAGAATGGAGATACGATGATGAAAATATACGAAACAGATCGTTTACATTTAAGAGAAATTGATGAGTCGTATACTGAAAAAGTTCTTCAATATTACGACAGAAATCGTGAATTTTTAAAAGCTTGGGAAGAGTATAGACCGGAGGATTTTTTTACATTAGATTATCAAAATAAAAAGTTACAAAAGGATAGAAAAGAGTTTGCAGAAGGTAAAATCATCAGGCTATGGATTTTTAAAAAGGGTGATGATACGAAAATAATTGGTTGTATATCATTTAATTTAATTGTTCGTGGTATTTATCAATCTTGTGTACTCGGTTATAAATTAGATAAGGAAGAGTTAAATAAAGGTTATACGACAGAAGCGCTTAGAAAAGCAATTCAAGTTGCTTTTGGGGAATTTCATTTACATCGTATAGAAGCACCGATTATGCCACGAAATTTAGCATCTATACAAGTAGTGACGAAGATAGGATTTCAATATGAAGGTGTGTCTCGAAAAATGCTAATGGTAAATGGCGTCTGGGAAGATCATATGCGGTGGGTGTTGTTAAACGAGTAATAGAAGGCAGATGGGTATCTAGATGTGTTAACCATCTGTTTTTTGTCTTGTATTTCGAAACTTTTGCGAAATTCTGTTATAATTAATGTTGTTACATACATAATGGTAGTGCAGGAGGCGCAGTCTTATGATTAATCAAGAACGTTTAGTAAATGAATTTATGGAGTTAGTACAAGTAGATTCTGAAACAAAATTTGAAGCAGAAATTTGCAAAGTGTTAACAGAGAAATTTACTGCTTTAGGTGTAGAAGTATTTGAGGATGACACGATGGGTGTGACTGGTCATGGCGCAGGTAACTTAATTTGTACTTTACCAGCAACAAAAGACGGTGTTGATACAATTTATTTCACTTCTCATATGGATACAGTAGTTCCTGGTAATGGAATTAAGCCTTCTATTAAAGATGGATATATCGTATCAGATGGTACTACAATTTTAGGAGCCGATGACAAAGCTGGATTAGCATCTATGTTTGAAGCAATTCGTGTCTTAAAAGAGAAAAACATTCCTCATGGTAAAATTGAATTTATTATTACAGTTGGAGAAGAATCTGGTCTTATTGGTGCAAAAGCGTTAGACCGTGAACGTATTACAGCAAAATATGGTTATGCATTAGATAGTGATGGAAAAGTTGGTGAAATTGTAGTTGCAGCGCCAACACAAGCGAAAGTGAATGCGATTATTCGCGGGAAAACAGCTCATGCTGGCGTAGCACCAGAAAAAGGTGTATCTGCAATTACTATCGCAGCGAAAGCAATTGCGAAGATGCCACTTGGTCGTATTGATTCTGAAACGACTGCAAATATTGGACGTTTTGAAGGTGGTACACAAACAAATATCGTTTGCGATCATGTACAAATCTTTGCAGAGGCTCGTTCTTTAATCAACGAGAAAATGGAAGCACAAGTTGCGAAAATGAAAGAAGCATTTGAAACAACTGCAAAAGAAATGGGTGGTCATGCAGACGTTGAAGTAAACGTTATGTATCCAGGATTTAAGTTTGCTGCTGGCGATCACGTTGTAGAAGTTGCAAAACGTGCAGCTGAAAAAATTGGTCGTACACCTTCTCTTCACCAAAGTGGTGGCGGAAGTGATGCAAACGTAATTGCAGGACACGGTATTCCAACAGTTAACTTAGCAGTTGGTTATGAGGAAATTCATACAACAAACGAGAAGATTCCTGTTGAAGAATTAGCGAAAACAGCAGAATTAGTTGTTGCAATTATTGAAGAAGTAGCGAAGTAATAAAATAAAAAAGACGTGTGAACCAATTATGGTTTACACGTCTTTTTTATTTTGATTCAACTGCTTTCACTAGGCGGATAAACCAATATAAGAAAATCCATGGCAGTATATAAGTTGTTACGATACCTAGTAAACGAGGGAGGAGTCCAGCTGTATTAATATTAAAAATCGGGAGTAGTAAGTAATTAATGAAGAGGATTAATATAATAATGAGAAAGGTATAGTTAAGTTTACTATTTGATTTCATAATAAGTCACTCCTTTTACAATAATATCCATATTTCGTATTAAGTATAGCAAAAATAAGGATAAAAAGAATAAGTAATTATTATATTGTACATGAATTTGGTATAATGAAAGAACAGATGTTCTTCGAAAGGAGTGAGTAGTATGCGAGAAATGTATCCGAAAAATGGTCGTGTTATTTTACATGTAGATATGAATTGTTTTTTCGCATCTGTTGAAATTGCTCATGATTCATCATTACAAGGAAAGCCATTAGCGGTTGCTGGAAATGAAAAAGAGAGAAAAGGAATTATTATAACGTGTAGTTATGAGGCGAGAGAATATGGAATACGTACGACGATGCCTCTTTGGGAAGCGAAAAGGTTATGCCCACAATTAGTTGTAAGGCGTCCTAATTTTACAATATATCGTGAAGCTTCATTTCAAATGTTTCAAATCCTTTCACGTTTTACAGAAAAGATACAACCAGTCTCTATAGATGAAGGATATTTAGATATCACAGATTGCTATGCACTCGGTTCGCCTCTTGAAATAGCAAAGATGATTCAACAAGCGTTGTTAACAGAGTTACAGCTTCCGTGTAGTATTGGAATTGCTCCAAATCTTTTTCTAGCAAAGACCGCTTCAGATATGAAAAAACCACTTGGTATTACTGTGCTTCGAAAACGTGATATTCCAGAATTGATTTGGCCACTTTCAGTTGGAGCCATGCATGGAATTGGTGAGAAAACAGCTGAAAAATTAAATGATATTCATATACAGACAATTGAACAATTGGCAAAGGGAGACGAGTATATCATTCGCGCTAAGATTGGAAAGCACGGTGTTGATTTACAAAGGCGTGCAAAAGGTATAGATGATAGAGAAGTTGATCCGAGTCAAATGGGACAGCATAAAAGTGTCGGTAATTCGACGACCTTTTCAAAGGATATGGATGAAGAGAAAGAGTTACTTGATATGTTAGAACGTTTATCAAAATCAGTGAGTAAAAGGTTACAAAAGCGAACTCTTGTCAGCTATAATATTCAAATTATGATTAAATACCATGATAGGCGAACAGTAACACGGAGTAAGCAATTGAAAAATGCCATTTGGGAAGAACGCGATATTTTTCAAGCAGCATCCCGTTTATGGAAGCAACATTGGGACGGTGATTCCGTTCGTTTACTAGGTGTTACAGCTACTGAAATAGAGTGGAAGACAGAATCGGTGAAACAATTGGATTTGTTTTCATTTGAAGAGGATGCGAAAAAAGAACCGCTACTTGCTGTCATTGATCAAATTAATGATAAGTATGGAACACCGCTTTTACAACGAGGTAGTCAACTACTACGTAGGCAAGAGAAGTCGTTTCAACAAAAGTTAGAAAATAAGTTTATGTAGAAGGTGTCATGAAGTAGTAACTATCATGACACCTTTCATATTTAACTCGCTTCTAAATCTAAAGAAGTCTTCCAACCAGCAGCAGTAACGCCAGATTCTAATAACATTCTACTTACTATTTTTTCAATTAAGATAGCCGCATTTGTCTTGCAATGTAATGTAGCCTGTATACAGACTTTTTGGTTAGAATCTACATCTTCACTATATAACTCTTTTAAACCGAGACCTTCTGTACTTACCATGTGCATGAGTAAAAAACGAATATGTGCTTCATTTTCTTCGGAACAAGTAAGAGAAAGGAAGTAGTTTGTTTGTTCAGGTGATTCTTCTTTTGATTTTTTATTCATAAAGAGAGCGATCGGGCGAAGTAGTATATTTGCTAGTAAAACGCCGGCTGCACCTAATATAGCTGCAACGAGAAAACCAGCGCCTGTAAGAGTGCCGACAGCAGCAGCACACCATAAAGTAGCCGCAGTATTTAATCCTCTAATACTAAAACCGTCACGGATAATCACACCGCCTCCTAAAAAGCCAATCCCACTAACAACTTGAGCAGCAATACATGAGGGGCTAGCATCATGATCGAGCATGACGGATAATAAAACAAATATACAGGCACCAAGTGATACGAGAGCATTTGTCCGCAGTCCGACCATCCGGTGTCTCCATTGCCTTTCCATTCCGATGCAAGCACCTACAATAATTGCGATAAATAATCTTAATACAATGTCATACCATACCATCATGGTCACCTCCATACATATAAGTACGTGTTATGTTTTTAAGAATGAGTGGGGAGTACCCACTCATTCTCGTTTTTATCCCGCTATTTGCCGGGCAGTAAGACCCCCAGCTCAAAATTCAGCGAAAGTAAAGAAGTTAGGCGGGGGATCAACTGCCCGTAAAAGCCCGATTGGTGAAGGCTAATAATCAGTGGGGGATGAACAAAACCCCCACTGATTAAAGTTTCACTTTATAACCAGCTATGAAACTTTTTAATATAAACTTTTTTCAGGAATTGTGTTAAGAAAGTATAGCCTAATAATATTCCTACTAGCCAAGGGAAATAGCTAAGTGGTAATGCTTGTAAACCAACGGCCGCACCAAGTGGTGAGAATGGAATATAAATTCCGATTGCCATAATACAAGCGGTTAATAAAAGTACCGGTGCTGATGCAGTACTTTGAATGAATGGAATCTTCTGTGTTCTTATCATGTGAACGATTAAAGTTTGTGTGAGCAGTCCAACGACAAACCAACCAGATTGGAATAATGATTGTTCGCTAGGTGTATTTGCACCGAAGACATTCCACATGATTACGTATGTGATAATATCAAATATGGAACTAATTGGACCGATACAAATAATGAAGTTCCGTAAGTTTGCAGTATCCCATTTTCTCGGTTTTTCTAAAAACTCTTTATCCATTTTGTCCCATG
Proteins encoded:
- a CDS encoding FtsW/RodA/SpoVE family cell cycle protein, with the translated sequence MKRSTDFLKSLDVKLILILFALCVTSIAAIYSSQQTGQYGDANFALKQGVNYIIGVVLLLLVASIDLDQWQKLSWPLYIAGFGSLILLKILPVSTFTPEKLGAKRWFVFPVAGQIQPSEFFKISLLLIVASIAVKHNAQYMARTFQTDLKLVGKIMLVSLPPMAVVYSQPDTGMVFLYAAAIACILFMSGIQKKLIALCTVIPLTILSALIFIFVRYRDFFFNNLVTLLKPHQQSRIVGWLNPFENADQGYQTQQSILAVGSGGMEGKGFGEGSVYIPEKHTDFIFATIAEEGGFIVAALVVFLFLLLLYRTIIIGYSADNLFGTLLCAGSIGILTVQIFQNIGMIVGLMPVKGIALPFLSYGGSSLFSNMIMMGLILSVRKTYKKYMFSVK
- a CDS encoding YetF domain-containing protein, with amino-acid sequence MHIFEGARHLSNGEWVIRAIIAYIFLILVAKAMGQRSIAQLRFLDVVLVLLLGGNISNALSDEKVGLLGSMITTFMLVVLHIISSILMLKWDRWRRFLEPAPIILIHNGSIDFSNLKKARITVEYLFSELRLQNVSDITTIKLALWEASGVVSIFQYPEYEAVSRLDLKVAGRKSPVAFILVKDGRIQQDVLALLGKTEEWAKEYLEKNTEIESIILATVDEAYKINILLKK
- a CDS encoding NUDIX hydrolase, which produces MGYVEELRKVVGHRPLILVGAVVLVINESGYVLLQQRTEPYGKWGLPGGLMELGESPEETAYREVYEETGIEVKNLRLINVFSGANYFTKLKNGDEFQSVTTAYYTDEYEGNFVMNKEEAVQLKFFRVTELPDYIVGSHKKMIVEYMKIMEKKI
- a CDS encoding YjdF family protein — protein: MDLTVYHDGQFFVGIITHKEKGKLYGARYIFGMEPSDEEVLIFVNGPMLAYFQHVAKCGVEVKEKQRPKNIKRIIRQAAKEVNVKRFTKAQEAISLSYELHKQDRKVQSKERREAEKQRKRFIKVQRAKQKHRGH
- a CDS encoding BrxA/BrxB family bacilliredoxin; this translates as MNDVVRQAREEIVSAGYTELTTPEAVEEAFKRNGTTLVMVNSVCGCAGGIARPAAAHSVHYDKRPNHLVTVFAGQDKEATARAREYFEGYPPSSPSFALLKDGKIVTMVERHEIEGHEPMQVIAKLQSYFEDNCEEL
- a CDS encoding transporter substrate-binding domain-containing protein, producing the protein MKKLLSISFALILIVSMFSACSNGEEKAKIENKKVLVMGTSADYKPYEYVEASKSDEIIGFDVDIAKYIGKELGYEVKVKDMDFGGLLASLSSGKVDFVMAGMTPTAERKNNADFTDIYFVAKNMIVSKKGSNIKSLEDLKGKKVGVQTGSIQEEKAEEFKKQVDFKAEGRDRIPEIVQEIKAGRFDAAIIEDTVAKNYLEKMKDLQGIEIQEAPEEVGAAIALPKNSDKTEEFNKVIKKMKENGEMDKLVKKWFGSGK
- a CDS encoding amino acid ABC transporter permease, with amino-acid sequence MNLDFSAITPSIPYILKGLEVTLKIVAASAVVGFILGTLLALCKIARIRVLNIAADIYTSIFRGTPLVLQLMIIYFGVPQMIGYEIPAFLAAVLAFSLNSGAYMSEVIRAGIQAVDKGQTEAAMALGIPYSKMMRNIIFPQALKNILPALVNEFATLTKESAVVTVIGATDLMRRAYIVGGETFKYLEPLLFVGLIYYMLVIILTLIGKAIEGRMKKSD
- a CDS encoding amino acid ABC transporter ATP-binding protein; this encodes MIKIDNLHKSFGKNEVLKGITTTIEKGEVVAIIGPSGSGKSTFLRCMNVLEAATAGHIWIGTEEVTNPKTNIMHVRENVGMVFQHFHLFPHMTVLENITYAPINVKGVTKQEAEKKAEKLLEKVGLLDKKDAYPNRLSGGQKQRVAIARALAMEPEVMLFDEPTSALDPEMVKEVLEVMKSLVTTGMTMAIVTHEMGFAKEVADRVLFLDGGKLVEDSNPEEFFTAPKSDRAKEFLQKIL